A stretch of the Aegilops tauschii subsp. strangulata cultivar AL8/78 chromosome 4, Aet v6.0, whole genome shotgun sequence genome encodes the following:
- the LOC109761016 gene encoding uncharacterized protein, whose product MNSPPPQPSLLSLIDDAIREILFRIPPGDPASLVRASAVCTTLFGIISDPAFLRSYRAFHGTPPILGYLHNKSQESHDVAQFVPTGPFCPLVCERRDWDAVDSRHGRVLFYTPEEKDTDFVVWDPITDNQRVISAGSELLEILCAGEEVTWMTAVLCAKDGCDHLGCHDGPFLVAFVGSNMVEKTMFAFVYSSETTEWSEMVSVENPNVVVTYPFGSVMHPYAIEESGHTAVVGKKVYFAVKWGYWSMRMVMYNVGEQELSLINLQDQARGILMGEEDGALVFAAMEETKLSVWSMEAGPNGVVARGQRRAIELEKILPPPALSWMVGNPFLDGRCTPVGFAKGAGVIFLNTEDGLFTVEVCSGRTKKINGKTFEPVIPYMSFYTREHAATAIKIIQVNRPPV is encoded by the coding sequence ATGAATTCGCCTCCGCCGCAACCCAGCCTCCTCTCGCTGATCGACGACGCCATCCGCGAGATATTGTTCCGCATCCCGCCGGGTGACCCGGCGAGCCTTGTCCGCGCCTCCGCCGTCTGCACCACCCTGTTCGGTATCATCTCCGACCCCGCCTTCCTTCGCTCCTACCGGGCCTTTCACGGGACTCCCCCGATATTGGGCTACCTCCACAACAAATCTCAGGAGAGCCACGATGTCGCCCAATTCGTCCCCACCGGACCCTTCTGCCCGCTCGTTTGCGAGCGCCGCGACTGGGACGCGGTCGACTCCCGCCATGGCCGCGTCCTCTTCTACACGCCCGAGGAGAAGGATACTGACTTCGTCGTTTGGGACCCCATCACCGACAACCAGCGGGTGATTTCCGCCGGCTCCGAGCTACTGGAGATTCTTTGTGCTGGAGAGGAGGTAACCTGGATGACCGCGGTGCTGTGCGCCAAGGACGGCTGCGACCACCTGGGCTGCCATGACGGTCCCTTCCTCGTGGCCTTCGTCGGCTCCAACATGGTAGAGAAGACCATGTTCGCATTCGTTTACTCATCCGAGACTACTGAGTGGAGCGAGATGGTCTCGGTTGAGAATCCGAATGTCGTCGTGACGTATCCGTTTGGCAGCGTCATGCATCCCTACGCCATTGAAGAGAGTGGGCACACTGCGGTTGTGGGAAAGAAAGTTTACTTCGCCGTCAAGTGGGGCTACTGGAGCATGAGAATGGTGATGTACAATGTAGGCGAGCAGGAACTTTCACTGATTAATTTGCAGGACCAGGCGCGCGGTATACTCATGGGAGAGGAAGACGGTGCACTGGTATTTGCGGCCATGGAGGAGACTAAACTCTCTGTGTGGTCAATGGAGGCTGGTCCCAATGGAGTTGTGGCGAGGGGGCAACGCAGGGCCATCGAGCTTGAAAAGATTCTCCCTCCTCCTGCCCTCTCGTGGATGGTAGGCAATCCCTTCTTGGATGGCAGATGCACACCGGTTGGTTTCGCGAAAGGTGCCGGTGTCATCTTCCTAAATACAGAAGATGGGTTGTTTACAGTTGAGGTCTGCTCTGGCCGAACCAAGAAAATAAACGGAAAGACCTTCGAGCCAGTCATTCCCTATATGAGCTTCTACACTCGAG